A genomic window from Chitinispirillales bacterium includes:
- the rho gene encoding transcription termination factor Rho, with product MDVNELKMKGVEELTALANELDVDGTGYKKQDFVYRILRASFLKGEEITTEGVLEVMSDGFGFMRSAENCFLPGQDDVYVSPSQIKKFRLRTGDAIRGAIRSPKETERYFALLRVDAINGGHIDNHKRIIAFDDLRPIFPTQKFTLEGGVPNDISGRLIDLFTPIGKGQRGLIVAPPRTGKTILMKNIANSIRKNHPDVHMMILLIDERPEEVTDMEDSVDSEVISSTFDEPADRHVAVAEMTIERAKRLVEHGNDVVILLDSITRLARAYNTVAPHSGRILSGGVDSQALYKPKKFFGAARNIENGGSLTILATALVETGSKMDDVIFEEFKGTGNMELVLDRDIADRRVFPAADLMKSGTRKEDLLLSEDVLNRMWILRKWLSGIRTPTEMMENMREKLMGTRSNLDFLNSMNK from the coding sequence ATGGATGTCAATGAACTTAAAATGAAAGGTGTGGAAGAACTCACCGCACTTGCGAATGAACTCGATGTAGACGGAACGGGCTACAAAAAACAAGACTTTGTGTATCGCATTTTACGAGCGTCTTTCTTAAAAGGCGAAGAAATTACGACTGAAGGCGTTCTTGAAGTGATGTCCGATGGGTTTGGATTTATGCGTTCAGCCGAAAATTGCTTTTTGCCTGGGCAAGATGACGTTTATGTTTCGCCTTCGCAAATTAAAAAATTCAGATTAAGAACCGGAGACGCCATACGCGGGGCGATTAGAAGTCCAAAAGAAACGGAAAGATATTTTGCTCTTTTGCGTGTTGACGCCATAAACGGAGGGCATATTGACAATCATAAGAGAATTATCGCTTTTGATGACTTGAGACCGATTTTTCCGACACAAAAATTTACGCTTGAAGGCGGAGTTCCAAACGACATTTCAGGACGACTCATAGATTTATTCACACCTATCGGAAAAGGACAACGCGGTCTCATTGTTGCACCGCCAAGAACAGGTAAGACGATTCTTATGAAAAATATTGCAAATTCCATACGAAAAAACCACCCGGACGTTCATATGATGATTTTACTTATTGACGAACGTCCGGAAGAAGTTACCGACATGGAAGATTCTGTGGACTCGGAAGTTATTTCTTCAACATTTGACGAGCCGGCTGACAGACATGTTGCGGTTGCGGAAATGACCATAGAAAGAGCAAAGCGACTTGTAGAACACGGAAACGACGTTGTGATTCTGCTTGACAGCATAACTCGCCTCGCACGGGCGTACAATACCGTCGCACCGCATTCCGGAAGAATTTTATCCGGAGGTGTGGATTCGCAAGCGTTGTACAAACCCAAAAAATTCTTCGGCGCGGCAAGAAATATTGAAAACGGCGGTTCACTCACTATTTTAGCAACGGCGTTAGTAGAAACCGGAAGCAAAATGGACGATGTTATTTTTGAAGAATTCAAGGGAACTGGAAATATGGAATTGGTTCTTGACCGCGACATCGCCGATAGAAGAGTTTTCCCTGCGGCAGACCTTATGAAATCAGGAACACGAAAAGAAGATTTGTTACTCTCGGAAGACGTTTTAAATAGAATGTGGATTTTAAGAAAATGGCTTTCCGGTATCAGAACTCCGACAGAAATGATGGAAAATATGCGTGAAAAACTAATGGGAACGCGCAGTAATTTGGATTTTTTGAATTCTATGAATAAATAG